aaatgaaaattttgtacTGTTTCTAGAGGACTTGTAGTgcgaactaaaaatatatatttttcgccATAAAGTAAACAAAACCACACAATTGGTTAACATAATTGCACATTGTATCAATTTGggttaatgaaaattaattcaATCATAATGGTTTTGAACTTAATTTTATGTTTCCTTCAAtaccataacttttttttaataatatatggctttgaataatatacaaataaattacaatacagtgaaacctcagtAATAAAAACCTTGTTATTACAAAACACTCATTATTAGAAATTACATAGAAGTTATAATACTAAGtacataatttgtttaatacaaaagtatggttattattatgtaatacaaagttgtttttgttccaagGGTAAACAGTTTCATGTAGTAAAGGATGTTGGATTAAAATACCCAAGAATGATGTTACGAAACAATGTGAAGtatcaactaaaataatactgttGACATTATTTCGTTCAATGTAGGTGGGAAAAAAACAGAAATTCagattctttcaaaataatgGTACCTATGTCTTTTTGTAAGTAGTTTTTAAAGCTTTGCTTTATTCTGTCTTAAATCCTCTAAATATGTTTTTGAGTCCCAGGTGTAGtcctcaaaaattttattttacatttgacGCTGTTTAAAATTGTGTGCAAGGTTAcatggagctttttttttttttttttataaagtgtgtTATGCTtgtactaaagaaaaaaaattatctttaaaactatgtttaaattttgtaatacctaTTTTGATTAATACAAACCCTCATTgttgcaaagtgacaaaattaaggtcccttcaggtttgacTTTTGTGTACATGTGATTTAGTTGtaaattaattacgttttaaTTTGGTTAACAGCATTTGTCCTCCAAAACAATTTAATGTACACTTGTATTGCAAAAGTAGTTTTATCAGTTATTGTTTTGCACTGATAATGATCATGCTGGTGTGTCTAATTAGGTCAGCAACTTTTATCAGAGATAACAACACCCACTTAAATTTGTAAACGGAACACCTGCTCTGCAAAACTGTGCCATTGTGCCAAATTCAATCACTTAAATATAAAAAGTCATGATGTCAccttatttaagatattttttttagatacatgCTATTCATTGCTGGCCACACTGTATGTTATGACGTTATAAGAAATCTCAATAACTGACAAAATAAgctgaatatgcaaacacacagaaaacaagccaagaTCAGccaatgttaaaattaaaaaaaacttagcaCAGGAAATTCTGTGAAAGGAATTAGTCCAAAAAACATTACATCACAAACAGACACACTGAGTTGACAACGACtggacagttgcaacaaaaacagtaaataaagacaaaaaaactaCCATGGACAAAACACAGACAAACAGACTAACCCAACGATGGTACTAAACATCTATGTGGACTGCacagagatgcacaggtgaacccagcaaTGTAACAAAACgtatattctggacaccacaaatGAACACAGAAGGCTTCCTAAGACACTTAACTGTCTGTGCTGTCTGTTTTTTAAACTTATGACACTGGCTGATCTTGGTttgtttgcatattcatcttttttgGTCCGTTATTGAGGTGGTTTCTTATGACAGACAGTGTatccagcaatggcgtatgtcaaaaaataCCTTGAATATATCTTCCCCATTCCTAGTGGTAAAtagcaataaaaccaaaataacagcaGAATTTAATTCAATACACCACCAAACACTGAAATAAGAGTCAATACACAGCATATTATCTACCTGTGTTtctgtaccatgtgcgtctctgcccgaggacgggagcagatagcagttcctgaaacgtcgcttgtttctgttttggtaaaactattgtgttcgtttgtcttttcgttttgtcgtgtttttgtctcgtttcatactgttgtgctgaattattttgggttcaatatttttgtgctgtcatcatttgtggtttttttttatcgttctattctgttttggaaaactattgtgtttgtttcgcattttcgttttgtcgtgtttttgtttcgtttcaaccgttgtgctgaatttttttgggttcaatatttctgtgtcgtcatcatttgtgggttttttttcgttctcttagtacatttttttttgtttttctttgttttgttgaccatattcctgttacagaatattttgtggtgttcatatccttgttgacaacagcaatttttttcttaatttagtgtttttttgtcttttttgggttttatttatttatttctttattttttagtttttcttcaacagaaaaagttcttagcaatggtttatgtccaaaaacttacaacaAGTTAATACACAGCATAATACCAAACTGCAACACAATACACGAAATGCAACAAAATTTACCTCTATTACATACctcaatttgtacatttaaatacataatttattttgtaaataattgttttaggttatgatttaaaaactaaaatattgtttactaaataaaaaaatcactccaTTTGTATGTGGTTTTTTGAAAATAACTAGTATATAATAGTTAATAGTAGTTTATAGCTGATACCATAATGGCAAGAGGCCTACATAGAAACAACACAAGATAAACGTAATTATAATGATTTTGGCCTTTTAACATTCCGTATTGATTCTTTGGTTCATGTTAATAGTATCAAATAATAAGACAGTGGcaatattttttagttactttaacTTATTCTCTTGAATATATCGAGCAATTTTTTTACGTGCACATTTTAAGTGTCATCACAAATTGTTAAAGCAGTTGATCTACATATGTAATTGCATTTGATATTTACTTATAGttacatgtattttaatttttaatgatgacaAAGATGTAATCCTCTACTTTTAatgacatctttttttttttaacttcatcaAATCTTGATTCTATCCACtgaaagaaccattcaaagaataTATTATGTCACTCTGACTAACCTTCTGAACACTAATACAACCgtttatttatacaattatatttttaatcttaTGGTTATCATATATGTAAATTATGTTACTTTCCTACAGCATTAACTTATTCAATCTCTATCAAAGTACTGTAACTTGAAGCTAACAAAGTTACTCAAATGTGTGGTCATTTTACTGattctgtttgtaaaaaaaaaagtgtgcatttACTAACAAAGTACACAGCTATGATACTGGGATTCCCATACAACACAGGGTGGTTTTCTTGCCTAGAATCATCTGTTAGATAATTACTGGAAAATTCTGATATCAtctaaatgaaaacaaaatgattaataataaattcacAGAACTTCTTTTTCCATACATTTAATGCCTTCAAAATGCACACCAACACCAcacaattccaaaaaaaaatttattgcttacacattaggtaaaaaaaaaactttttatttaaggAAATGATAgtgaaaacatatttttgacaACATGCTCTGGTGTTCTACATTACCTTATGGCCAGTTTCCTTGCATTATCACAGATTAGAGATTCTACTGTCCATCGCAACTTATTAGAGTAGCAAGGAGCTAAAGTACTgaaattaatcaaataatttcTGTAGGAATCCAACCCGATACACAATGAACATATATTCAATTCAAAGAAATTCTTTAATATAAGCAAATCTGCAGACAgacaaatttttgtaataatttttacaatagcAATACATAAACAGAAGTTAGTCTGGTCATGATTTAAGGTATGACTAAGATTAAATTAATTGCAGCTAGATAATACACAAGACAGCAGAGCTgacttaagtttttaaaatattcttttgaTTCAATAGTTCGAATAAGTACTTTCAGGAAGTTCTACACTTTTATAGaagaaaaatcttaaaaaacttttttccttAAACTAAAACAATTTTGCATTAACAAACAAAAGTTAATCGTAGACCTAAATCAGTCTCGAAAATTCTTGAATTCAAAGTTGAATGTGTGCATTCAATTTAACTGGAAATAATTATGTAGCAAGTTTAGAGTAACAATCCAAGCACGTGCTACAGGTAACATATCACAGGACCTAATGATTTCACAGCCAGTTCTTGAATATTCCCTACAGTCTCCCATTTGCGTGAAGATTCCTATGCTTTTTCATGTCCTGCTTCTGGGCAAAACACTTTCCACAGACATCGCACATGTGGGGTTTCTCGCCAGTGTGGATGCGTATGTGTACCTTGAGGCCGTTGGAACGCCGGAAGGCCTTCCCGCAGTGCTGGCACGCGTACGGCCTCTTGCCCTGGTGGATCCACATGTGCTGGCTGTACGAGTGGGACGTGCGGAACGCCTTCTCGCAGACGGCGCACTTGAAGGGCCGCTCGCCGGTGTGCTTGCGGTGGTGCGCGTTCCTGACCTCCTTCAGACGGAACCTCCGGCCGCACTCGTCGCAAGCGTACGGCTTCTCCCCCGTGTGCAGGCGCTCGTGGGCGCGCAGGTGTGCTCTCTGAGCGAAGCGCTTGCCACACGTCGCGCAGCCGTGCGGCCTGTCGCCCGAGTGAACGCGCCTGTGCAGGTCGAGCGAGCGCTTCCGGGGGAACCGCTTCTCGCAGAGCTCGCACTCGAACGGCAACTCCCCGGTGTGCGTGCGCACGTGCGACATCAGCGTCACTCGATACACGAACGACTTCTCGCAGTATTCACACGTGAAAGGTTTGGTGCCCAGCCGTTCATTCTGATCCAGGAACGTATCGGCAAGATGAGCTTCCTTCCTGTGTTTCACAAGTTTCGAGTATGACGCTAGCGTTAGATCAGGGCACAGCTTGCATCTGCAACACAGAAATTAAAGTATGTACCTGTGTCAAATTAAATCATGAAATATcatcttttataaaatacattaagCTCTGCACTACTCCCATTAAGCATAAGTACAACGCTTAGCCAGATCTATAATTTATGAGCCCCTATGATATCTGACTATTTTAGAGCCCACAATAAGAACTGAAGTCTTGACAAGCCTAGTCTTTCAAGTGGATGCCAAGCAACCAAAAATTCTAATCTTTACATCATTTTGTAAAGTTAGTTTGGGTGTCTCGTATGTCACATTTCTATACTCAGCTGATGGTAATGAAGCCTCTTTCTTGATTACAATGGGCTACACATCGATTTGGTAATAACTTGTAACTCAGTGCCTGCATATGTATTAGAAGTCTTGCAAAAGGGTTGACCCAAACATTCAAAGTATAGTTTTGTACaagatgttttaaaacaaaaatcagTTGTCACCCCTTGCTGAAATGGCTTGCCCTAGGCTGGCCGTGAATGGAGGACCTCTGGTGCTGCTCGCCACTGGCAGTAGACGGCTGGAAGTGTCACCGACAGCTGGTGTCGCATGTCATGCAGGGTTCCCACTCTTTTACTCTACACCATTTCCTTCAGTTTTCCCTGcccaaaccaatatttttttcctctgTCTCATCAATTAATCATGCAAGATAACATAGACAATATAAAACTACGAATACTGTACTCATCCAAAAATAATACTACTCTGAATATAATGCGACCCTAATTTTTCGATTACgagtttatgaaaaatattttttgtattggaaATCACAATTTAAGTACATAgcacttgaaaattataaaattgattCCATATTTACTAGACCCTTTATGGGGCTACTTTCATCAGTAGAGTGATTTGCATGGTCTCTTTTGAAACACAAAGCcgtagttagaaaaaaaattgtgttttatgacACTAGTTCGGAAAGCAAAGAATGTGGTCTGGGAGGTGGTCCCCTGGGAGGTgaaagaggaggaggggggaggccaCACTGAAGAGAAGCAGAAAGAACCCAGTGACAAACTCCAATtgcatctctcatctgtcacacctgtgcagaggttcaggaaaccccggactaaagtggcatacgtgatgcagtttacaggcagagcgTGTAGTTTTCCAACTAAGTGGAGGTTTAAGGGGCAGTAATTAACAGTGGTCTTTAAGTCCTATAAGCGACACTTTTAAGAAGCAGAACCTGCAGTTTTTCAAACAAGCTGATCCCAATGGCATGATTATAATTTTACCCCCACTTTAAGTTTTCACAGTTTTTGTAAAAATCATAGCATTATATTCATGTAAATAGAGTACTTATTGAAACACTTTACAATCACACATAATATGACAAATTGGCCATAAAACCTTTTCTCGCACAATACACAGTTAGCACTGTCCATCTGTAATATAAAATCACAATATTTGATCAAACTTTGGAACAACACATTACACTACATGACCAGGTGAGTGACATTTAACATTTGATTGAGCtccaaatcattaaattaatacaCAGTTGATACACTGATTGTTCACTTTGGAAACCAGATGAGTTTTTAAATAcacataatttttatgattaaaatataaaataggttTATGACATTGCAGGAATATGGTAGTTTTGAAATTAATGATATAGTTTTCTAACCAACATTTCCCTGTTTTTTCCAGGTTTATGAAGATATGTTTTAAATTTCCTGAGTTATCCCTGTTTACTAGATATTTCCTGTCTGCGAGAACCCTGCCATGTCCGGGTCGCGGTTGCACCACAGATGTGAGAAGCTCCCGCCAAGGCACCGACAATAAGGGCAGGCTGTGTGGCCTTGGACTTGCTCTTTCCTTTCGGCCTTGACAAGAGACGGGTTTAGGTGGTGGTGGCAGCAGGAGCATTGTTGGGGACAAGTCGCAGAGCACTATCACCTCCCCCTCCCGCCCGGGAGGCGGAAAATTTTGGAACAATGGGATGCTGTTTTTCCAGCTACCCAGAGTCAGGCAGCACTCTCTTCATCTCTTCATTTATACCATTCTGGTcgggggagggaaaaaaaaaggattagaGCAGAGGGTGAGAGTGGAAGGGTGGCCGGTGCAAATAATCTCCCTTCACTCTCTGCGTTTTGCTTTTGTGCCTGGGAGGGGTGGTGTTCATTGTGGGCTGCAAGGCTGCtgtcatacatacacacactcatACACATAAAAGCAAAAATTTGTAtgcttacttaaaaaattaaataatacaacaaaaaatagATATAAAAGAACTGTTTTGGAACATACTTGTGCATCCTGCTCAACGGAGGGTTGGCATCGTTGTTGTGTGAGAGCACATGGCGCTTGAAGAGAGTTTTCCTCGAGAAGCAGCGACCACACTTGTCGCACTGGAAGGGCTTGGCGTCCAGGTGCGTGACAAGGTGGCCCTTCAGCGTGGCACTGTCGTGGAACCTGCCCCCGCACACGCGGCACCTGAACGGCCGCTCCCCCGCGTGCACGCGCAGATGTGCCACCAGCCTCGCGCGCAGCTGGAACGTCTTCCCACAACGCGGGCAGCGGTGCGCCTTCTCCCCCAGGTGAACCAGCCGCACGTGCTCGAAGAGGTTGTTCTCGCGAGCGAACACCTTGCCGCACTGGCGGCAGGTGGTGGCGCTCGCCCCCCCGTGCAGCCGCCGGTGGAACGCCAGGCGCGCCTCCGAGCGGAATGCCTTGCCGCAGTCGGGGCAGCGGAACAGCAGCCGGCAGATGTGGCGGGCCATCGCCCTGGCGTTGCCGAACACGCTGCCGCATCTCGGGCAGCGCAGCTCATCTGGAGATGAGCACTTTCTACGGTGCTCGACACAGTGGCGCGAGAAGCTCGACTCGGTGGAAAAACACAAGTCGCACACACTGCACGGGAAAAAATCATCCAAGGAGTGAACCTTCGCGTGAGCCAAGCATTCTTCCGAGCTGTCAAAAATGTCCCCACATATTCGACATGCTGCTGACGAAGGTTTTTCTTCATTGTAGACTTTTTGCACTTCTCTCGTCCCTCTGTAAGTACCTCCGGTGGAGACGTCCGCCACGGTGAGCCTCAGAGGACTGGTCACTCGAACAGGCTCGTGGCTGGTCACTAGAACAGGCTCGTGGCTGGCAGAACTGCAAGAAGAATACTGCAGCGCATCTGAGTCCTCCACCAGCATGAGGCCACAGCAGCACAACGGGCAGCCAAACTTCCCCGTCTCAGGGACATTGGTGACATTTTCCGTCAGATACTTGCGTTCCCCAACTACGTCTGATCTGAAAACACAGTTACCAACACACAAAGTTAACGACAACATCTTATAATACTAACTGTGGACTGAGAATGGCTTTTGGAGTTACAATGTGTAAGCCAAATtgatgaaacataaattttagaGGAAATAATTATCCATCAGACATAGAAAATTGATAGGAGACATGGTTATCAAGGTGAAGTTTAGCAGATTAATACATTTGTCTGCTAGTGCGTTATGTTGCAACCAGGCAAGAGTGTGGAGTAATTGTTTCTTGCACCCTACTCTGTTTCCAAATGAGGCTTGTGAAATCTTGCAGGTCATATGTAAACTTCTATTTCCCGCCTTATAGTGAATCTAACTTCTGCCAGAAGTTTCGAATCATCCGCCTTACACTTGCACTACATTAATCCGGAAGTCAGTGTAAACCATTTCTATCATAGTCCAGTCATCTTAGTCAAAATTAGGTAAGTATCTCGGAATTTGAAATACCCAGCTATAAACTCATATAAACTTCTATTTTGACAtcctaaaagttgtctcaaaacctacatatggtacatatggtagggtgtacACGATTATAAAatctaaggtcaaaggtcacaaaaatcaatttttttgcactttttttgcaaatatctcgtttcctatgggtttttcgctatttatatttattatcaatattgtagAGGATTAAATTCCCTACAACActtgtttcaaacatttttttatacgtTGAATCGTTTTCGTAATAGAGGGCGGAGAGCGATCAGTTAGAGCATCATTTGTCAAACGGTAGTCCCGGTCAAAAACATGCcatataaagtttattaattattgataaatacataattattaatcattttaatttatgattaactattacattatatttaattatatttatcattaattaaatataataacatttataaccgattcctaaaattaaaaaataattatggaacaaactttaattatattttaattatattctcATTTCCACTAATTATATTtcaaatagaaaataattaagtaCATCTTCTTTAAAATCCATAAACTCTTAAAACTCTTACATTCTttcataatgttaaaaattatacttgGGGAATTATACCTGGAAATTAGGATCAATGTCATTGAAGACGATAAAGAAGAGGACTTTGAAATACTGCAGCGGTCGGAAGATGACGATGAAgaagataattaaaattataagttgTAGTTCTTgtaattattattcaattttttttaatttccataatCATAAATGTAtggaatgatatttttttattaaaaacattaattaagaattactttctttatttttttcatttatttaagaagttattaatataaattacattagaattaaaatataatttaagtattttccttaACAATTCTATAACTACACGGGCAGGTaagtgttattaaataaatttatacctAATTAGAAATAGATGcgcaagtaaaataattattaaatatagtgaaataattaataagaaatgcaaattattaataattatgtatttatcaatAATTCATATACTTTATATGGCGTGTTTTTGACCGGGACTACTGGTTGACAAATAATGCTCTAACCGCGTGCTCTCCGCCCTCTATCTCAAAAACGATTCAacttataaaaaagtttttgaaacaAAAGTCGTAGGAAATTTAATCCTctacaatattgataataaatacaaatactgaaaaacccataggaaatgagatatttgcaaaaaaatgtgCAAACAATCCATTTTTATGACCTTTAACCTTAGATTTTAATAGTTgcgtacaccctaccatatgtaggttttgagacaacttttaggaTGTCAAAATACAAGTTTATACAAGTTTATAGCTGAGTATCTCAAATTCCGAGGTGAACTTACTAAGATGACTGGAGTATCAGTCAAAGACTATGTATTTTAGCTCTATGATAGCAAATTAAAGATTGGGAAGACAGTAAATGTGTATGTGCTGCAAATGTTGTGCCTTGGTAGGATATCAGAATAATAAATACAACAGAACATAATCAAACACAGGACTAAAGAACAGTAAAATCTGGTATTAagtacttcaaacaaattttcaCCATTCTTAATAGTACAAGAATGCTATATACCTGGACTGTCAAGACTTAATGCTACTGGTTTTAGTGTCCCTGCCTAGGTATAATGTTTTTTAAGTCCCAACTTTTCCCCGATTTGGACAATGTATTATCATCATATGTATAACGTTGCACGAATTATGCATTTCCCGCTAGTAACATTTGCTTTCttaaattcaataaatgtaaAATGAAGGTTTTGACAATGACAAACCGTACAGAAAACATACATATTACTTTTATCAGACTTGATAATATACAGAAACTCTTGCAGGTATACGTCTCTGAATGCATGAAAATACTGCTTTGTTTTCCCACTTGTATTTTAAGCAATAATATAATCGTACTGATGCCACAAATGTAATTACAATACACTCATCACATAGCACTAAGTATTAAGTTTGAGGCAAGCCTCATAAAACAATGCATTATAAagcaagttaaaatttttaatccatACCACATGCATTTTGCACAATAATTCACTCAATGACTCTTCACATTAAGAGATTTAGGTTCACAAtgaccatttttcaaaatttaacttattatcaatttgtttttattattattcttgacTATCATTTATCCTTTGAGTCCAATATATTTCCTCTCtcttaattagatttttttactagttttctgcaaaatatatatatatatatatatatattaaaaaaaattaatcctctTGAAAACCAATGGGGTTGTTTAGAGGCCTTTTTAGTAGTTATCAGAATGAAAGAATTAATCTTGTCACACACATAAGTAGTTAACGGTTCAACTAGAGTATTTACATcagaagta
Above is a genomic segment from Bacillus rossius redtenbacheri isolate Brsri chromosome 7, Brsri_v3, whole genome shotgun sequence containing:
- the LOC134533805 gene encoding zinc finger protein 431-like isoform X1, translated to MSVHEDAADESDSLVQHVVIAQSKTGTVLSSGSSERTTKEQSLSHGEFGRKDPGPSLHPGRLCRLCARRMDSMVYIFGKIGQAHGIVEKINTSLPVTVRCDDALPKQLCEDCVQKLDICHEFAEACVRAEQKLKALSKAQLFISDVVGERKYLTENVTNVPETGKFGCPLCCCGLMLVEDSDALQYSSCSSASHEPVLVTSHEPVRVTSPLRLTVADVSTGGTYRGTREVQKVYNEEKPSSAACRICGDIFDSSEECLAHAKVHSLDDFFPCSVCDLCFSTESSFSRHCVEHRRKCSSPDELRCPRCGSVFGNARAMARHICRLLFRCPDCGKAFRSEARLAFHRRLHGGASATTCRQCGKVFARENNLFEHVRLVHLGEKAHRCPRCGKTFQLRARLVAHLRVHAGERPFRCRVCGGRFHDSATLKGHLVTHLDAKPFQCDKCGRCFSRKTLFKRHVLSHNNDANPPLSRMHKCKLCPDLTLASYSKLVKHRKEAHLADTFLDQNERLGTKPFTCEYCEKSFVYRVTLMSHVRTHTGELPFECELCEKRFPRKRSLDLHRRVHSGDRPHGCATCGKRFAQRAHLRAHERLHTGEKPYACDECGRRFRLKEVRNAHHRKHTGERPFKCAVCEKAFRTSHSYSQHMWIHQGKRPYACQHCGKAFRRSNGLKVHIRIHTGEKPHMCDVCGKCFAQKQDMKKHRNLHANGRL
- the LOC134533805 gene encoding zinc finger protein 431-like isoform X2 — its product is MSVHEDAADESDSLVQHVVIAQSKTGTVLSSGSSERTTKEQSLSHGEFGRKDPGPSLHPGRLCRLCARRMDSMVYIFGKIGQAHGIVEKINTSLPVTLCEDCVQKLDICHEFAEACVRAEQKLKALSKAQLFISDVVGERKYLTENVTNVPETGKFGCPLCCCGLMLVEDSDALQYSSCSSASHEPVLVTSHEPVRVTSPLRLTVADVSTGGTYRGTREVQKVYNEEKPSSAACRICGDIFDSSEECLAHAKVHSLDDFFPCSVCDLCFSTESSFSRHCVEHRRKCSSPDELRCPRCGSVFGNARAMARHICRLLFRCPDCGKAFRSEARLAFHRRLHGGASATTCRQCGKVFARENNLFEHVRLVHLGEKAHRCPRCGKTFQLRARLVAHLRVHAGERPFRCRVCGGRFHDSATLKGHLVTHLDAKPFQCDKCGRCFSRKTLFKRHVLSHNNDANPPLSRMHKCKLCPDLTLASYSKLVKHRKEAHLADTFLDQNERLGTKPFTCEYCEKSFVYRVTLMSHVRTHTGELPFECELCEKRFPRKRSLDLHRRVHSGDRPHGCATCGKRFAQRAHLRAHERLHTGEKPYACDECGRRFRLKEVRNAHHRKHTGERPFKCAVCEKAFRTSHSYSQHMWIHQGKRPYACQHCGKAFRRSNGLKVHIRIHTGEKPHMCDVCGKCFAQKQDMKKHRNLHANGRL
- the LOC134533805 gene encoding zinc finger protein 431-like isoform X3, which encodes MDSMVYIFGKIGQAHGIVEKINTSLPVTVRCDDALPKQLCEDCVQKLDICHEFAEACVRAEQKLKALSKAQLFISDVVGERKYLTENVTNVPETGKFGCPLCCCGLMLVEDSDALQYSSCSSASHEPVLVTSHEPVRVTSPLRLTVADVSTGGTYRGTREVQKVYNEEKPSSAACRICGDIFDSSEECLAHAKVHSLDDFFPCSVCDLCFSTESSFSRHCVEHRRKCSSPDELRCPRCGSVFGNARAMARHICRLLFRCPDCGKAFRSEARLAFHRRLHGGASATTCRQCGKVFARENNLFEHVRLVHLGEKAHRCPRCGKTFQLRARLVAHLRVHAGERPFRCRVCGGRFHDSATLKGHLVTHLDAKPFQCDKCGRCFSRKTLFKRHVLSHNNDANPPLSRMHKCKLCPDLTLASYSKLVKHRKEAHLADTFLDQNERLGTKPFTCEYCEKSFVYRVTLMSHVRTHTGELPFECELCEKRFPRKRSLDLHRRVHSGDRPHGCATCGKRFAQRAHLRAHERLHTGEKPYACDECGRRFRLKEVRNAHHRKHTGERPFKCAVCEKAFRTSHSYSQHMWIHQGKRPYACQHCGKAFRRSNGLKVHIRIHTGEKPHMCDVCGKCFAQKQDMKKHRNLHANGRL